The Microcoleus sp. FACHB-672 genome window below encodes:
- a CDS encoding PAS domain S-box protein, with the protein MPQPQTAERNTKGNMLRGTRPQIRHYTVAGLSVASVTLLTQLILPLIKPNIVILFLAAVAFSVWYGGFEAGLLATLLSTLVIAYFFISPNYSLTISWEVMLRLGIFWLVALLICSLSAELRTAKQRAEENLAKLKASEEQHRRIVETANEAIWVVNAEWRTEYVNQRMAEMFGYGVEEMLGRSLFDFMDTSARLEAQQQIDRRQQGIKERFHFRYRRKDGSDLWAFVSANPILDERGNFTGRLAMLVDVTEHQQAQKELQESEKRHRAFVEQSSEGIWCFEVEQPISIESSEDEQIQLFYQYGYLAECNDIMAKMYGFSVAQDIIGLRLNDFIPRSDDHNIEYLRAFIGSGYRLIDAESHEVDSKGNPKHFLNNLVATVENGFVIRAWGTQRDITERKRLVEALQESENRFQIMADTAPVLIWMSGLDKLCYYFNKVWLDFTGRTREEEAGNGWAEGVHPDDLQRCLDTYMTAFDARQDFQMEYRLKRFDGEYRWLLDTGIPRLTPDGSFLGYIGSCVDITERKQAENALRESEEQIRLIADSVPTLIAYIDSHEHYLFNNKTYEAWFGNELSEITGKPVRDVLGEAAYEEVRPYLELALSGQTVNYERAISYKNGNQRYVRVSYVPHLGERGEVKGLVALVSDISDRQKTEEKIINLNKELQRRVTELETLLRVIPIGIGMAEDAQCQQLKVNPYLAKWLRISHETASLSALVEQESRKLRVYKSGREQAPEELPMQYCAANGVEVLDEEIEVFHENGGLMKLLVSAAPLFDEEGNSRGCVAAFSDITERKHNEEELQTLIKDLSDIKFALDQAAIVVVTDSKGVINYVNDKFCEISQYSQEELIGKTHRLVNSGYHPKEFFQQLWSTISSGNVWQGEVKNKAKDGTYYWVDTTIVPFLNDRGQPFQYLAIRFDITPRKRVEEAQSFLAGASTVLASSLDYSTTLTSVAQLAVPHMADWCSVHVLKENGSIEPLAVAHANPAKVQWANELRYRYPVDPSEERGVAHVLRTGKSELYSEIPDSLIVAFARSPEHLEILRQVGLSSVMIVPIVAREQTLGTISFVSAESGRRYTSADLAFAEDLAYRAALAVENAKLYSSAVEHRTQAELANRVKDEFLATLSHELRTPLTSILGWAKLLRTRTFDQTTTERALETIERNAKSQSQLIEDLLDVSRIITGKLRLNVRQVSLHTVVEAALDAVRPAAEAKSIRLQPVLDPSAGPIAGDPERLQQVLWNLLSNAIKFTPKDGVVQIFLERINSHIEITISDTGMGIKAEFLPFVFERFRQADASSSRVHGGLGLGLAIVRHLVELHGGTVSVTSPGEEQGSTFTVKLPLMIIHKKFLPSQRLHPTTGGETSLDSSLVLAGLQVLVVDDATDARELIKTILEEYGAKVTAVKSAAEGLLTLQQLKPDVLVSDIEMPGEDGYTLIRQVRGLEASQGGRIPAAALTAYARVEDRQRALWAGFQMHVTKPVEPAELVAVVANLAGRTRDA; encoded by the coding sequence ATGCCACAGCCGCAAACCGCTGAGAGGAATACCAAAGGCAATATGTTGAGAGGAACTCGTCCCCAGATTCGGCACTACACAGTCGCCGGCTTGAGTGTTGCTAGCGTTACGCTCTTAACCCAGCTGATATTGCCACTAATCAAGCCCAACATAGTCATTTTGTTTCTTGCTGCCGTGGCATTTAGCGTCTGGTATGGCGGCTTTGAGGCAGGATTGCTGGCTACCCTCTTATCGACTTTAGTCATCGCCTACTTTTTTATCTCGCCCAACTATTCCCTCACCATTAGTTGGGAAGTCATGCTGCGGCTAGGCATCTTCTGGCTAGTGGCACTACTGATCTGCTCGCTTAGCGCCGAACTGCGAACCGCCAAACAGCGAGCTGAGGAAAATCTCGCCAAACTAAAAGCAAGCGAAGAACAGCACCGTCGGATTGTCGAAACAGCTAACGAAGCTATCTGGGTAGTTAATGCAGAATGGCGCACAGAATACGTCAACCAGCGCATGGCAGAGATGTTTGGTTACGGCGTTGAAGAAATGCTGGGGCGCTCCCTTTTCGACTTTATGGATACTTCCGCTCGCCTGGAAGCTCAGCAGCAGATTGATCGCCGGCAGCAAGGCATTAAAGAGCGATTTCACTTTCGTTACCGCCGCAAAGATGGTTCCGATCTTTGGGCATTCGTTTCTGCTAACCCAATTTTGGATGAACGCGGAAATTTTACAGGCAGACTCGCCATGCTTGTCGATGTCACAGAACACCAGCAAGCACAGAAGGAACTGCAAGAATCAGAGAAGCGTCACCGCGCTTTTGTTGAGCAAAGTTCAGAAGGAATTTGGTGTTTTGAAGTCGAACAGCCGATTTCAATTGAGTCTTCGGAAGATGAGCAAATACAACTCTTTTACCAATACGGATATCTTGCAGAGTGCAACGATATCATGGCAAAGATGTATGGGTTTTCTGTAGCCCAAGACATTATCGGCTTAAGACTCAACGACTTCATCCCTCGTTCAGACGACCATAATATCGAGTATTTGCGTGCTTTTATTGGTTCGGGCTATCGGCTTATTGATGCTGAATCCCATGAAGTTGACAGCAAGGGAAACCCGAAACACTTCTTGAACAATCTTGTGGCAACAGTAGAAAATGGCTTTGTAATAAGAGCTTGGGGAACTCAACGCGACATCACAGAGCGTAAGCGATTAGTAGAAGCGCTGCAAGAAAGTGAAAACCGATTTCAAATCATGGCAGATACCGCGCCGGTTTTGATTTGGATGTCGGGGCTTGATAAGCTTTGTTATTACTTCAATAAAGTCTGGCTAGACTTCACCGGCAGGACAAGGGAAGAAGAAGCCGGCAACGGCTGGGCTGAGGGTGTCCATCCTGACGATTTACAACGCTGTCTCGATACTTACATGACAGCATTTGACGCCCGCCAAGATTTCCAAATGGAGTACCGGCTCAAGCGTTTTGATGGAGAATACCGCTGGCTTTTAGATACCGGCATTCCACGCCTCACACCAGACGGCAGTTTCCTCGGTTATATCGGCTCCTGCGTGGACATTACTGAGCGCAAGCAAGCTGAAAATGCCCTAAGAGAAAGTGAAGAACAAATCCGCTTAATTGCCGACTCTGTACCAACGCTCATTGCCTACATTGATTCACACGAGCACTATCTATTCAACAATAAAACTTATGAAGCCTGGTTCGGGAACGAACTTTCAGAAATTACGGGAAAGCCAGTTAGGGACGTTTTAGGTGAGGCAGCTTATGAAGAAGTTCGCCCTTACCTCGAATTAGCATTATCAGGCCAAACAGTGAATTATGAAAGAGCGATTTCCTATAAGAATGGGAACCAGCGTTATGTGCGAGTAAGTTACGTTCCTCATTTGGGAGAGCGAGGAGAAGTCAAAGGATTAGTTGCTTTAGTCAGCGATATTAGCGATCGCCAGAAAACTGAAGAAAAAATTATAAACCTGAACAAAGAGCTGCAGCGACGCGTTACCGAGTTAGAAACCTTACTAAGAGTCATTCCAATTGGAATAGGAATGGCCGAAGATGCTCAATGTCAGCAACTCAAAGTCAATCCCTATTTGGCAAAATGGTTAAGAATTTCCCACGAGACTGCCTCTCTCAGCGCCCTTGTCGAACAGGAATCTAGGAAACTGAGAGTCTACAAATCTGGAAGAGAACAGGCTCCAGAGGAATTGCCGATGCAGTATTGTGCTGCTAACGGCGTCGAAGTTCTCGATGAAGAAATTGAAGTCTTTCATGAAAATGGGGGACTCATGAAGCTGCTAGTGTCTGCGGCTCCGCTGTTTGACGAAGAGGGCAATAGCCGAGGGTGCGTCGCCGCCTTTTCTGATATCACGGAACGCAAGCATAATGAAGAGGAATTGCAAACTTTAATCAAAGATTTATCTGACATCAAATTTGCCTTAGATCAAGCGGCAATTGTGGTGGTAACTGACTCCAAAGGTGTAATCAATTATGTTAACGATAAATTTTGTGAAATTTCCCAGTATTCCCAAGAAGAATTAATCGGGAAAACCCATCGTCTGGTGAATTCGGGTTATCATCCCAAAGAATTTTTTCAGCAGCTTTGGTCAACGATCTCTAGCGGCAACGTTTGGCAAGGAGAAGTTAAAAATAAAGCGAAAGATGGGACGTATTACTGGGTCGATACTACGATTGTCCCGTTTCTGAATGATCGAGGTCAGCCGTTCCAGTATTTAGCGATCCGATTTGACATCACCCCGCGCAAACGGGTGGAAGAAGCGCAAAGCTTTCTGGCCGGCGCAAGCACTGTACTGGCTTCTTCCCTCGACTACTCCACAACCCTTACCAGCGTGGCACAGCTGGCAGTGCCCCACATGGCAGACTGGTGTAGTGTCCATGTCCTGAAGGAGAACGGTTCGATTGAGCCGCTGGCAGTTGCCCATGCCAATCCAGCCAAGGTACAGTGGGCAAACGAATTACGCTATCGGTATCCGGTTGATCCCAGCGAAGAACGTGGTGTGGCTCACGTTCTCCGCACCGGCAAGTCAGAATTATACTCAGAGATTCCAGACTCCTTGATAGTGGCATTCGCTCGCAGCCCAGAACACCTGGAAATCCTGCGGCAAGTGGGCTTATCCTCAGTGATGATCGTGCCAATAGTGGCTCGTGAGCAGACGCTAGGCACAATCTCTTTTGTCTCGGCTGAGTCAGGCCGGCGCTATACTTCCGCTGACCTTGCCTTTGCTGAGGATCTCGCCTACCGCGCTGCCTTAGCCGTGGAAAACGCAAAGCTCTACTCCAGTGCAGTCGAGCATCGCACTCAAGCTGAACTAGCGAACCGGGTTAAGGATGAGTTCCTGGCAACGCTGTCTCACGAACTACGGACGCCGCTGACTTCTATCTTGGGGTGGGCGAAGTTGTTGCGGACGCGGACATTTGACCAAACTACTACAGAGCGAGCGCTGGAGACGATTGAGCGTAACGCGAAGTCTCAATCGCAACTGATTGAGGATCTGCTGGATGTTTCCCGAATTATTACCGGCAAGCTACGCCTGAATGTTCGTCAAGTCTCACTGCATACGGTGGTTGAGGCTGCGCTTGATGCGGTGCGTCCAGCGGCTGAGGCTAAGTCAATTCGACTACAGCCGGTGCTCGATCCGTCCGCAGGGCCGATTGCCGGTGATCCGGAGCGCTTGCAGCAGGTACTGTGGAATTTGCTTTCTAATGCAATCAAGTTCACTCCTAAGGATGGGGTGGTTCAGATATTCCTAGAACGCATTAATTCTCACATTGAAATTACAATCAGCGACACCGGCATGGGCATCAAGGCAGAGTTTCTGCCATTCGTCTTTGAGCGCTTCCGTCAAGCGGATGCCTCTAGTTCGAGGGTGCATGGGGGGCTAGGTTTAGGGCTGGCAATTGTGCGTCATTTGGTGGAACTACACGGAGGCACGGTATCTGTCACCAGTCCGGGTGAAGAACAGGGTTCGACGTTTACGGTGAAACTGCCGTTGATGATTATTCACAAAAAGTTCCTTCCCTCACAGCGGTTGCACCCCACCACTGGCGGGGAAACGTCTTTGGACTCATCCCTGGTGCTTGCCGGCTTGCAGGTTTTGGTGGTGGATGATGCCACAGATGCGCGTGAGTTGATCAAAACGATTTTAGAAGAATACGGGGCAAAAGTGACGGCGGTAAAATCTGCGGCTGAGGGGCTGTTAACCCTCCAACAGCTGAAGCCCGATGTGTTGGTGAGTGATATCGAGATGCCTGGTGAGGATGGTTACACGTTGATTCGCCAGGTGCGGGGGTTAGAAGCTTCGCAAGGGGGGCGCATTCCCGCAGCTGCACTCACAGCCTATGCGCGGGTGGAAGACCGGCAACGGGCTTTGTGGGCCGGCTTTCAGATGCACGTCACCAAGCCGGTTGAGCCGGCTGAGTTGGTGGCCGTTGTGGCTAATCTGGCCGGTAGAACTCGAGATGCTTAA
- a CDS encoding DUF4912 domain-containing protein — MAKERPPLEEMTLRQLRKVASEFGISRYSRMRKSQLLASIQEIQRTKISNSPSRTLEPQEEVEAAKFELGQEDRLGGELSSVDEGLADLPAGYGDSRIVLMPRDPQWAYTYWDIPNDHKEDLRRQGGQQLALRIYDVTDVNIEYQSPHSIQEYPSDELAREWYLPIPVSDRDYVVDIGYRCADGRWLVLARSAQVHVPPVYPSDWIEDEFISVAWEEDLRGKTFVELVPPSKRVEPVYENPIYDEIFGMAQPAEAARVAGSIFGSMQHVAGSVQQIPLSAISSYVFPSGVGMWAVPTASGLTMSGVGMTMSGAGFSASAPPNRPRQFWLIADAELIVYGATEPDATVTIGGRPIKLNPDGTFRFQMSFQDGLIDYPIMAVASDGEQTRSIHMKFNRETPSRNTNTKDEAVLEWLG, encoded by the coding sequence GAAATTCAACGCACCAAAATTTCTAATAGCCCATCTCGCACACTGGAGCCGCAAGAAGAAGTGGAAGCAGCAAAATTTGAACTCGGTCAAGAAGATCGCTTGGGTGGAGAACTGTCATCTGTAGATGAAGGACTGGCGGATCTGCCGGCCGGCTATGGAGACAGCCGCATCGTCCTCATGCCCCGCGATCCACAATGGGCTTACACTTACTGGGATATTCCCAATGACCACAAAGAAGACCTGCGCCGGCAAGGGGGTCAGCAACTAGCGCTGCGGATCTACGACGTCACCGACGTTAATATTGAATACCAAAGCCCCCACAGCATTCAAGAATATCCCTCAGATGAGCTGGCCCGCGAGTGGTACTTGCCCATCCCAGTCAGCGATCGCGACTATGTCGTTGATATCGGCTATCGCTGCGCCGATGGTCGGTGGTTGGTTCTGGCTCGTTCCGCGCAGGTACACGTTCCGCCGGTTTATCCCTCCGACTGGATCGAAGATGAATTTATCTCCGTCGCTTGGGAAGAAGACTTGCGCGGTAAGACCTTCGTGGAACTGGTTCCTCCCAGCAAGCGCGTGGAACCTGTCTACGAAAATCCGATTTACGACGAAATCTTCGGTATGGCTCAACCCGCCGAAGCCGCAAGAGTTGCCGGCTCAATTTTTGGTTCCATGCAGCACGTTGCCGGCTCTGTGCAGCAAATCCCGCTCTCAGCCATTAGTTCTTACGTTTTCCCTTCTGGCGTTGGAATGTGGGCCGTTCCGACCGCATCTGGTCTAACCATGTCCGGTGTCGGCATGACAATGTCCGGTGCCGGCTTCTCCGCTTCCGCCCCACCCAATCGCCCTCGCCAATTCTGGCTGATTGCCGATGCTGAGCTGATTGTTTACGGCGCAACCGAACCCGATGCCACTGTTACCATCGGCGGACGTCCAATTAAGCTCAATCCCGATGGCACCTTCCGCTTCCAAATGTCCTTCCAAGATGGCCTGATCGACTACCCGATTATGGCAGTCGCCTCAGATGGCGAGCAAACCCGCTCGATCCACATGAAGTTCAACCGCGAAACCCCCAGCCGCAATACCAATACCAAGGACGAAGCCGTTCTGGAATGGCTCGGTTAA